A window of the Williamsia phyllosphaerae genome harbors these coding sequences:
- a CDS encoding 3-methyladenine DNA glycosylase produces the protein MRLRATDTADRTERHRRRVGRLLDDHPVRTPDGSPHPVWDFLFRYYSHKPALLMRWHPGYGVDIDTPTEHADYPHYVPTADGDAVTVDPAYLQTRSRTVGFVDGLLRATADRPPRLNCFGMHEWAMVYRAPSSDIRHGTPLRLSPADTDAAVEASDLRCTHFDAFRFFTEPAGPRNLMPLTRQTQVDSEQPGCVHAGMDLYKWAYKLSPLIGSDLVVDALEVAFGLRELDMRASPYDFASLGLAPIAVETPAGRAEYVRLQVTLTDHAALIRRRLIDSCAGLIDRQPPC, from the coding sequence GTGCGTCTGCGTGCGACCGACACCGCCGACCGAACCGAGCGCCACCGTCGTCGGGTGGGTCGTCTTCTCGACGACCATCCGGTACGGACCCCCGACGGATCACCGCACCCGGTATGGGACTTCCTGTTCCGCTACTACAGCCACAAGCCCGCCCTGCTGATGCGCTGGCACCCCGGGTACGGCGTCGACATCGACACCCCGACCGAGCACGCCGACTACCCGCACTACGTTCCGACCGCCGACGGTGACGCCGTCACCGTCGACCCGGCGTATCTCCAGACCCGGTCGCGGACCGTCGGGTTCGTCGACGGCCTGCTGCGGGCCACCGCCGATCGACCGCCCCGTCTGAACTGCTTCGGGATGCACGAGTGGGCGATGGTCTACCGCGCGCCCTCCTCCGACATCCGACACGGCACCCCGCTGCGGTTGTCGCCTGCCGACACCGATGCCGCCGTCGAGGCCAGTGACCTGCGCTGCACGCATTTCGATGCGTTCCGGTTCTTCACCGAGCCGGCTGGCCCGCGCAACCTGATGCCGCTGACCCGCCAGACCCAGGTCGACTCCGAGCAGCCCGGCTGCGTGCACGCGGGGATGGATCTCTACAAGTGGGCCTACAAGCTGAGCCCCCTGATCGGTTCCGACCTCGTCGTCGACGCGCTCGAGGTCGCCTTCGGCCTCCGCGAGTTGGACATGCGGGCGAGCCCGTACGACTTCGCGTCGCTCGGTCTCGCACCCATCGCGGTGGAGACGCCCGCCGGGCGTGCGGAATACGTCCGACTGCAGGTGACGTTGACCGATCACGCGGCGCTCATCCGGCGTCGATTGATCGACAGTTGCGCCGGTCTGATCGACCGACAACCTCCCTGCTGA
- a CDS encoding hemolysin family protein: MNDLFGVLLAVLLLAGNAFFVGAEFSLISARRDRLEALADEGKRRALTVIRAGQQLSLMLAGAQLGITICSILLGRVGEPAVAHLIEKPMDLLGVPESFLHPIGFAIALALVVVLHILLGEMVPKNIALAGPEKSAMLLVPAHLAFIKLARPLISFYNIAANLSLRVMRVEPKDELDATVSAGELAAMIGESREEGLIDAEEHDRLTRALQTTGRTVVEVAIGLDELRSVRVTADPVTGRSGPTLGSIERAVSDTGFSRFPVRGSDGAYTGYLHLKDVLDEILDDDIGQDSIIGVDKIRPLPVISGDTSLDEATAALRRTSAHLGAVVDINGRTVGIVALEDLVEEFVGTVRDETHRI, translated from the coding sequence GTGAACGATCTCTTCGGCGTGCTGCTTGCCGTGCTCCTGCTCGCGGGCAACGCCTTCTTCGTCGGCGCGGAGTTCTCACTGATCTCCGCCCGCCGCGATCGACTCGAGGCCCTGGCCGACGAGGGTAAACGCCGAGCGCTGACGGTCATCCGTGCCGGACAGCAACTCTCGCTCATGCTCGCCGGTGCGCAGCTGGGCATCACCATCTGCTCGATTCTGCTGGGCCGTGTCGGTGAGCCCGCGGTGGCGCATCTGATCGAGAAGCCGATGGACCTGCTCGGTGTGCCCGAGAGCTTCCTGCACCCGATCGGGTTCGCGATCGCGTTGGCTCTGGTCGTCGTGTTGCACATCCTGTTGGGCGAGATGGTGCCCAAGAACATCGCGCTGGCCGGTCCGGAGAAATCAGCGATGCTGCTGGTGCCCGCGCACCTGGCGTTCATCAAACTGGCCCGCCCGCTCATCTCCTTCTACAACATCGCCGCCAACCTGTCGTTGCGTGTCATGCGGGTCGAACCCAAGGACGAACTGGATGCGACGGTGTCGGCGGGTGAACTCGCCGCGATGATCGGTGAGTCCCGCGAGGAGGGGCTGATCGACGCCGAGGAGCACGACCGCCTCACCCGCGCCCTGCAGACCACCGGTCGGACGGTCGTCGAGGTGGCGATCGGACTCGACGAGCTGCGCAGCGTGCGGGTCACCGCCGATCCGGTGACCGGACGCTCCGGCCCCACTCTCGGATCCATCGAGCGAGCCGTCTCCGACACCGGCTTCTCGCGGTTCCCGGTGCGCGGTTCCGACGGCGCCTACACCGGCTACCTACACCTCAAGGACGTCCTGGACGAGATCCTTGACGACGACATCGGGCAGGACTCGATCATCGGCGTCGACAAGATCCGTCCGCTGCCGGTCATCTCCGGCGACACCTCGCTCGACGAGGCCACCGCGGCACTGCGGCGCACCAGTGCGCATCTCGGCGCCGTCGTCGACATCAACGGGCGCACGGTCGGCATCGTCGCGCTCGAGGACCTCGTCGAGGAGTTCGTCGGGACCGTGCGGGACGAGACGCACCGGATCTGA
- a CDS encoding hemolysin family protein, whose translation MQALILIGSLLGFIALTLGTALFVAAEFSLTALERSTIEADRRQRDDRRSRQVSHAHKTLSFQLSGAQLGITITTLVTGYIAEPVLAQLFSPVFDAIGASEQVTSVVSILLALVIATSLSMILGELIPKNYAIARPLPTARGTAGPMTVFSTAFGWAINGLNGAANWLVRRLGIEPAEELRSARSPQELGSLVRNSAREGSLDQGTAILVNRSLRFGERTAEELMTPRVTVDAVDEDANVRDLIVAASETGFSRFPVVVDGDLDNIRGFVHIKQAFTVPLSERRTTRLGDLARPVPVVPASLDGDALMSRIRADGMQVAVVIDEYGGTAGIVTTEDLIEEIVGDVTDEHDDEQADVQKDGEGYLCAGLLRIDELLDATGYKAPEGDYDTLGGLVMHTLGRLAAEGDVVDLPERAGSDDDESGNDPMPVVPKWRAKVVRMDGRRIDMVSIEPIPEDEQGPDGSDTDTDEEVTS comes from the coding sequence ATGCAGGCACTCATCCTCATCGGCAGTCTGTTGGGTTTCATCGCTCTGACGCTGGGTACCGCGCTGTTCGTCGCGGCCGAGTTCTCGCTCACCGCACTGGAACGCTCGACCATCGAGGCCGACCGCCGCCAACGGGACGATCGCCGCTCCCGGCAGGTCAGCCACGCCCACAAGACGCTCTCGTTCCAGCTGTCCGGCGCGCAGCTGGGCATCACCATCACCACCCTGGTGACCGGTTACATCGCCGAACCGGTGCTGGCGCAACTGTTCTCGCCGGTGTTCGACGCGATCGGCGCGTCGGAACAGGTGACGTCGGTCGTGTCGATCCTGCTCGCCCTGGTCATCGCGACCTCGCTGTCGATGATCCTGGGCGAACTCATCCCCAAGAACTACGCCATCGCCCGTCCGCTACCGACCGCGCGCGGCACGGCCGGACCGATGACGGTGTTCTCGACCGCCTTCGGTTGGGCCATCAACGGCCTCAACGGAGCAGCGAATTGGTTGGTCCGGCGCCTGGGTATCGAACCGGCGGAGGAGTTGCGATCGGCGCGCTCGCCGCAGGAACTCGGGTCCCTGGTGCGCAACTCGGCGCGCGAGGGGTCACTCGATCAGGGCACCGCGATCCTGGTGAACCGCTCGCTGCGTTTCGGTGAACGCACCGCAGAAGAATTGATGACGCCACGGGTGACCGTGGACGCCGTCGATGAGGACGCGAATGTCCGCGACCTCATCGTCGCGGCGTCGGAGACCGGGTTCTCTCGTTTCCCGGTGGTCGTCGACGGCGACCTCGACAACATCCGCGGGTTCGTCCACATCAAGCAGGCGTTCACCGTTCCCCTGTCGGAACGCCGCACCACGCGTCTCGGCGACCTCGCCCGCCCGGTGCCGGTGGTGCCCGCGAGCCTCGACGGAGACGCTCTGATGAGCCGGATCCGAGCCGACGGCATGCAGGTGGCGGTGGTCATCGACGAATACGGCGGCACCGCGGGGATCGTCACCACCGAGGACCTCATCGAGGAGATCGTCGGCGACGTGACCGACGAACACGACGACGAACAGGCCGACGTACAGAAAGACGGCGAGGGCTACCTCTGTGCCGGCCTGCTACGTATCGACGAACTGCTGGATGCGACCGGGTACAAGGCTCCCGAGGGCGATTACGACACCCTCGGCGGGCTGGTCATGCACACCCTGGGCCGACTGGCCGCAGAAGGCGACGTCGTCGACCTCCCGGAACGCGCGGGGTCCGACGACGACGAGAGCGGCAACGACCCCATGCCCGTGGTGCCGAAATGGCGCGCGAAGGTTGTCCGGATGGACGGACGCCGCATCGACATGGTGTCCATCGAACCCATCCCCGAGGACGAGCAGGGCCCCGACGGCTCCGACACCGACACCGACGAGGAGGTCACGTCGTGA